A single region of the Gasterosteus aculeatus chromosome 1, fGasAcu3.hap1.1, whole genome shotgun sequence genome encodes:
- the LOC120829620 gene encoding putative ribonuclease ZC3H12C, with protein sequence MGQKDHVEAGAGHILDLDLDLEYLHVAGFNRQAGGSDGPPAMEEQGERSADSPPPAAAEENPGSDAERQPPAASSAPLAADPDPDGGEGGLTPSKNAHQPLCRTPCVDLGTEGPPELPAELSSELEHEASPASPCKRPPEPPHKPSSSEPAPEAGGKEYRAKLEFALKLGYSEDTVLLVLSKLGPDTLINDILGELVKLGTKSDSEQPAGSLASTSSTSSSSSSCGYSDLLDSQRSDSPCPSDSLSDQDNLRPIVVDGSNVAMSHGNKEVFSCQGIQLAVDWFLERGHHDVTVFVPAWRKEQSRPDAPITDQEILRRLEKEKILVFTPSRRVQGRRVVCYDDRFIVKLAYESDGIIVSNDNYRDLANEKPEWKKFIDERLLMYSFVNDKFMPPDDPLGRHGPSVDNFLRKRPVMPEQKKQPCPYGKKCTYGHKCKYYHPERGAQPQRAVADELRASAKTCVTTKTQGDTGLVKSHSVPAGSFEAKKGAQKRQSDPSIRALSYGDAEEKLAKGRAESQKNNNSSGGGGGMSMSSASGDPLISFSLPPDQQSRTVTPHSLPGPSHDLYPHCESPDLSYYSVTRAYSGLSLSSRRSPDCRFPNDTDMRLGSVGSAGSECGSESSASCGSSSCDSYGERPCAGCPPETSLDDGLHFANPHSRLYPHRAAPNHELCGLHPADYSSAQHAANAGAHGYHPSAPRGPNCARDQPPPKQPLYPLPPHLQHQPLAARSSCPGDYHSLPQSNPHAPGSPLGRCLAPTRRESVSDSHLYEHLSTQHHRHRTKALPGWDTYYRQPPLPPSRYEPSAYQSLPDTRQASWHAPPWAQDGYGQHHSSHPALHPSSAHYLNHPLPQARSPHPPHPPGAPLPPPYASHSAHHAAPSHAPPSYMPQHPESPAHSRYVDMREKVYADLCNIFPSELVRRVMARSPHITDPQQLAAAILSEKAQTGY encoded by the exons ATGGGCCAGAAGGACCATGTGGAGGCGGGAGCGGGCCACATCCTCGACCTGGACCTGGATTTGGAGTATCTTCACGTAGCGGGGTTCAACCGGCAGGCTGGCGGCTCTGACGGGCCCCCCGCTatggaggagcagggggagcgCTCTGCAGAttcccctccccccgccgcgGCGGAAGAAAACCCCGGGTCCGATGCAGAGCGCCAACCGCCGGCGGCTTCCAGCGCCCCCCTCGCCGCCGACCCCGACCCggacggaggagagggagggttaACTCCCAGTAAGAACGCCCACCAGCCCCTTTGTAGGACCCCATGTGTGGACTTGGGCACTGAGGGTCCTCCTGAGCTCCCGGCTGAGCTCTCGTCGGAGCTCGAGCACGAGGCGTCGCCCGCCTCGCCATGCAAGCGCCCCCCAGAGCCTCCCCACAAACCCTCCTCCTCGGAGCCGGCGCCCGAGGCCGGCGGCAAGGAGTACCGGGCAAAGCTGGAGTTTGCCCTGAAGCTGGGCTACTCGGAGGATACGGTGCTCCTGGTGCTCTCCAAGCTCGGCCCTGACACCCTCATCAATGACATTCTGGGAGAGCTGGTCAAACTGGGCACCAAGTCGGACAGCGAGCAGCCGGCCGGATCGCTGGCCTCCACCTCGTccacgtcctcgtcctcctcctcttgtggCTACTCTGATCTGCTGGACAGCCAGAGGTCGGACTCGCCCTGTCCGTCAGACTCTCTGAGTGACCAGGACAACCTGCGACCGATCGTGGTGGATGGCAGCAACGTAGCCATGAG CCATGGCAACAAAGAGGTGTTTTCCTGCCAGGGCATCCAGCTGGCTGTGGATTGGTTCCTAGAGCGAGGTCATCATGACGTCACGGTGTTTGTGCCCGCTTGGAGGAAAGAGCAGTCGCGCCCTGACGCCCCGATAACGG ATCAGGAGATCCTGCGTCgcctggagaaagaaaagatccTGGTCTTCACTCCTTCGCGGCGTGTCCAAGGTCGGCGCGTGGTTTGCTATGACGACCGCTTCATCGTCAAGCTCGCCTACGAGTCAGACGGCATCATCGTCTCCAATGACAACTACCGAGACTTGGCTAACGAGAAGCCCGAGTGGAAGAAGTTCATCGATGAGCGGCTGCTCATGTATTCCTTCGTCAATGACAA ATTCATGCCCCCAGATGACCCTCTAGGTCGTCATGGCCCCAGCGTTGATAACTTCCTGAGGAAAAGGCCGGTCATGCCCGAGCAGAAGAAACAGCCTTGCCCATACG GAAAGAAGTGCACTTACGGCCACAAGTGTAAGTACTACCACCCAGAAAGAGGTGCTCAGCCTCAGCGAGCTGTGGCCGACGAGCTGCGTGCCAGTGCCAAGACCTGTGTCACCACAAAGACCCAGGGGGACACCGGCCTGGTGAAGAGCCACAGCGTGCCAGCTGGCAGCTTTGAGGCCAAAAAGGGCGCCCAGAAACGGCAGTCGGACCCCAGCATCCGAGCCCTGTCGTACGGTGATGCCGAGGAGAAGCTGGCCAAAGGGAGGGCGGAAAgtcagaagaacaacaacagcagcggcGGGGGCGGAGGCATGAGCATGTCCTCGGCCTCAGGAGACCCTCTGATTAGTTTCAGCCTTCCCCCGGACCAGCAGTCCAGAACAGTGACTCCCCATAGTCTACCGGGCCCCAGCCACGACCTTTACCCTCACTGTGAGTCCCCCGACCTGAGCTACTACTCGGTGACGCGTGCCTACTCGGGCCTGAGCCTCTCCTCCAGACGCAGCCCGGACTGCCGCTTCCCCAACGACACGGACATGCGGCTCGGCTCCGTGGGCTCGGCGGGCTCCGAGTGCGGCAGCGAGAGCAGCGCGAgctgcggcagcagcagctgcgacTCGTACGGCGAGAGGCCGTGCGCCGGGTGCCCCCCAGAGACCTCGCTGGACGACGGCCTCCATTTCGCCAATCCCCACAGCCGGCTGTATCCGCACCGCGCGGCGCCCAACCACGAGCTCTGTGGCCTCCATCCCGCCGACTACTCCAGCGCGCAGCACGCGGCCAACGCGGGGGCGCACGGCTACCACCCGAGCGCGCCGCGCGGACCGAACTGCGCTCGCGATCAGCCTCCTCCCAAGCAGCCCCTCTACCCGCTGCCCCCGCACCTCCAGCACCAGCCGCTGGCCGCGCGCTCCAGCTGCCCGGGCGATTACCACTCCCTGCCCCAGTCCAACCCGCACGCCCCCGGGTCTCCCCTGGGCCGCTGCCTGGCGCCGACGCGCCGGGAGAGTGTGTCCGACTCGCACCTCTACGAGCACCTGTCCACGCAGCACCATCGCCACCGCACCAAAGCTTTGCCCGGCTGGGACACGTACTACCGGCAGCCTCCGCTGCCGCCGTCCCGGTACGAGCCGTCCGCCTATCAGAGTCTGCCGGACACGCGGCAGGCGTCCTGGCACGCCCCTCCCTGGGCACAGGACGGCTACGGCCAGCACCACTCCTCCCACCCGGCTCTCCACCCGTCCTCGGCCCATTACTTAAACCACCCGCTGCCCCAAGCCCGCTCGCCTCACCCGCCTCATCCACCCGGCGCTCCTCTCCCGCCGCCGTACGCGTCCCACAGCGCTCACCACGCGGCGCCGTCACACGCCCCGCCCTCTTACATGCCGCAGCACCCAGAATCGCCTGCGCACAGCCGCTACGTGGACATGAGGGAGAAAGTGTACGCCGACCTGTGTAACATCTTCCCCTCGGAGCTGGTGAGGCGCGTGATGGCCCGAAGCCCCCACATCACGGACCCCCAGCAGCTGGCAGCCGCCATACTTTCAGAGAAAGCCCAAACGGGATACTGA
- the LOC120829645 gene encoding adrenodoxin has product MAFVTALRRLPLAGLRERSWRTAAVVTSGARLAGRRSFTGGTQPLRSNNKVTVNFINRDGEKISVKGSPGDSLLDIVINEDLDFDGFGACEGTLACSTCHLIFDEETYKSLGPVTDEEMDMLDLAYGLTDTSRLGCQICLTKSLEGVVARVPESVADIRQSQDGSS; this is encoded by the exons ATGGCTTTCGTGACGGCGTTGCGAAGGCTGCCCCTCGCCGGGTTGCGGGAACGTtcgtggaggacggcggcggtGGTAACTTCGGGAGCCCGGCTGGCGGGTCGGAGGAGCTTCACCGGCGGCACGCAGCCTCTGAG gtCCAACAACAAGGTGACTGTGAACTTCATCAACCGAGACGGGGAGAAGATCTCCGTGAAGGGCTCGCCTGGAGACTCGCTGCTAGACATTGTCATCAACGAAGACCTCGACTTTGATGGCTTTG GAGCGTGCGAGGGAACCTTGGCATGCTCCACGTGTCATCTAATCTTTGACGAGGAGACCTACAAGAGTCTAGGCCCGGTCACAGACGAGGAGATGGACATGCTCGACTTGGCGTACGGCCTGACTGACAC GTCTCGCCTGGGTTGCCAGATCTGTCTGACGAAGTCTCTGGAGGGCGTGGTGGCCCGGGTCCCCGAGAGCGTCGCCGACATCCGACAGAGCCAAGACGGGTCGTCTTAG
- the LOC120829636 gene encoding uncharacterized protein LOC120829636, producing the protein MFKFLLLFLTLSGLQAVPIAVLRDLQKTSSTYQLPDGFRQGTEHTDVRKPIPDGFHQGTEPSRNFLVDLNTGLVRKRIGEMSRRVGSMQLSPAKGFGEMERRHWLTDEVPVDVPTLKNAGGWVRVDEPSVPHLQDGFRQGTEPIKTIPEGFRQGTEPIRTMPEGFRQGTEPIRTIPEGFRQGTEPIRTIPEGFRQGTEPIKTIPEGFRQGTEPIRAILESFRQGTKHVKSSPDSFRQRTKPIKTIPDGFRQGTEPIRTIPDGFRQGTEPIRTIPEGFRQGTEPIRTIPEGFRQGTEPIRTIPEGFRQGTEPIRAIPESFRQGTKLVKSSPDSFRQRTEPIKTVSDGFRQGTEPIRTIPEGFRQGTEPIRTIPEGFRQGTEPIRTIPEGFRQGTEPIRTIPEGFRQGTEPIRTIPEGFRQGTEPIRAIPEGFRKAPEPSTCEGEVINGNCYEFNPTLLAFQDAQALCRSLAPNAELASVTTGDLQSRLVYLVTQGGERNPVLTWLGGRVQNQQPSWVDGSEWRYSEWMPGHPNIHTDKPVCVEMFKMGESWWTAADCELKRASICSYQITA; encoded by the exons ATGTTCAAGTTTTTGCTGCTGTTCCTGACGCTGTCAG GCCTCCAAGCTGTTCCAATTGCAGTCCTTCGAGATTTGCAGAAGACGTCTTCAACCTACCAGCTCCCCGATGGCTTTCGACAGGGCACCGAGCACACCGACGTCCGTAAACCCATTCCGGACGGCTTCCATCAGGGTACTGAGCCCTCCAGGAATTTCCTTGTTGACCTCAACACTGGCCTAGTGCGGAAACGCATCGGTGAGATGAGCAGGAGAGTGG GTTCTATGCAGCTTTCTCCAGCAAAGGGATTTGGTGAGATGGAGAGAAGACACTGGCTGACAGATGAGG TCCCGGTTGATGTTCCGACCCTGAAGAACGCTGGTGGTTGGGTCCGGGTAGATGAACCTTCTGTTCCTCATCTTCAAGATGGTTTTAGACAGGGAACTGAACCCATTAAGACTATCCCAGAAGGTTTCCGACAGGGAACAGAACCCATTAGGACTATGCCAGAAGGTTTCAGACAGGGAACAGAACCCATTAGGACTATCCCAGAAGGTTTCAGACAGGGAACAGAACCCATTAGGACTATCCCAGAAGGTTTCCGACAGGGAACAGAACCCATTAAGACGATCCCAGAAGGTTTCAGACAGGGAACAGAACCCATTAGGGCTATCCTAGAAAGTTTCCGACAGGGAACTAAACATGTGAAGTCCAGCCCAGATAGCTTCAGACAAAGAACTAAACCCATTAAGACTATCCCAGATGGTTTCAGACAGGGAACAGAACCCATTAGGACTATCCCAGATGGTTTCAGACAGGGAACAGAACCCATTAGGACTATCCCAGAAGGTTTCCGACAGGGAACAGAACCCATTAGGACTATCCCAGAAGGTTTTAGACAGGGAACAGAACCCATTAGGACTATCCCAGAAGGTTTCAGACAGGGAACAGAACCCATTAGGGCTATCCCAGAAAGTTTCAGACAGGGAACAAAACTTGTAAAGTCCAGCCCAGATAGCTTCAGACAAAGAACTGAACCCATTAAGACTGTCTCAGATGGTTTCAGACAGGGAACTGAACCCATTAGGACTATCCCAGAAGGTTTCAGACAGGGAACAGAACCCATTAGGACTATCCCAGAAGGTTTCAGACAGGGAACAGAACCCATTAGGACTATCCCAGAAGGTTTCAGACAGGGAACAGAACCCATTAGGACTATCCCAGAAGGTTTCAGACAGGGAACAGAACCCATTCGGACTATCCCAGAAGGTTTCAGACAGGGAACAGAACCCATTAGGGCTATCCCAGAAGGTTTCAGGAAGGCACCTGAACCCTCCACGTGTGAGGGAGAGGTCATCAACGGAAACTGCTATGAGTTCAACCCTACGCTGCTGGCCTTCCAAGATGCACAG GCCTTGTGCAGATCTCTCGCCCCAAATGCTGAGCTTGCATCCGTTACCACTGGCGATCTGCAATCCCGTCTGGTCTACCTGGTGACCCAGGGTGGAGAGCGCAACCCTGTCCTGACCTGGCTGGGAGGCAGGGTCCAG AACCAGCAGCCATCATGGGTAGACGGGTCTGAGTGGCGCTACAGCGAGTGGATGCCAGGTCACCCAAACATTCACACGGATAAACCGGTCTGCGTGGAGATGTTCAAGATGG GCGAGAGCTGGTGGACGGCCGCCGACTGTGAACTGAAGAGAGCGTCCATCTGTTCGTACCAGATCACTGCGTGA